A single genomic interval of uncultured Pseudodesulfovibrio sp. harbors:
- a CDS encoding acyltransferase translates to MPVSKDVVLGKGVQLPQPDLINLYGCSVGDGAKIGSFVEIQKNAEVGRGCKISSHTFICEGVTIEDEVFIGHGVMFTNDKYPKAAAEDGTMLTDDDWTVIPTRVCRGASIGSGAVLLPGVTVGAGALVGAGAVVVEDVPEKAVVVGNPARVVKYIES, encoded by the coding sequence ATGCCAGTAAGCAAAGACGTTGTTTTGGGGAAAGGGGTGCAACTGCCCCAGCCGGACCTCATCAACCTGTACGGATGTTCCGTGGGGGATGGGGCCAAGATCGGCTCGTTCGTGGAAATTCAGAAGAATGCCGAAGTCGGACGGGGATGCAAGATTTCCTCGCATACTTTCATTTGTGAAGGCGTGACCATCGAAGATGAAGTGTTCATCGGACACGGGGTCATGTTTACCAACGACAAATATCCCAAGGCTGCGGCCGAGGACGGAACCATGCTGACCGATGACGACTGGACGGTCATCCCCACCCGTGTGTGCCGGGGGGCGTCCATCGGGTCCGGGGCCGTGCTTCTGCCGGGAGTGACGGTCGGGGCAGGTGCCCTTGTCGGTGCCGGTGCCGTGGTCGTCGAAGATGTGCCTGAAAAGGCTGTTGTCGTGGGCAATCCCGCCCGTGTTGTGAAATATATCGAATCATAG
- a CDS encoding diguanylate cyclase: MAFQRETILERAKLYTADIQIDLHSRIPALQRIVERWEFRGGTPREEFVRDALAYQNDLPGFQAIEWVDRDYFSRWVVPLFGNEQAVNLDLGFEENRRRALEKAKVGRIPVMSKPVDLVQGGKGFLVYFPIYVQGDFDGFVIAVFRAHDWLDGVLRVNEEYEHLTDVKFRVELAGVPVYQQRGWEDLKAGPFDTVVQRQLMGHQLIVRCRPMDIFFENTGNPLALAVIAIGVLLSLLVAFVLYFFQKANAEAWRTYSTQASLEKEIQERREAEGKLRQISSRLSLATKAGKVGVWTWDIQTDVLSWDELMYEIYDLPPDVVPKYETWKKALHPDDAEAAESLLEQAVQGTAPFDTEFRILTGDGGHKHVQAAAKVERNAEGEPLRVTGVNWDITERKHAAEELAAQRRRLASIIRGTNVGTWEWNVQTGETVFNERWANIVGYSLSEISPTTIETWMDFAHPDDLKVSGELLEKHFSGELEYYECEARMKHRNGDWIWVLDRGKVSTWTEDGKPLLMSGTHKDITEQKRNEEKIRHLATHDTLTDLPTLRLARDRIAMALATATRKKMVAAVMFVDLDGFKNVNDTLGHDAGDAVLKETAQRLLSCVRHVDTVARVGGDEFLIVLSELTSDRDAEKVASKVVAAIAAPYEFEEHQMKIGASVGIATCGAECGEIDMEILIKKADEAMYLIKKSGKSSYAFAQPEE, encoded by the coding sequence TTGGCATTTCAGCGTGAAACCATTCTTGAGCGTGCAAAGCTGTATACTGCGGATATTCAGATCGATCTGCATTCCCGTATCCCTGCCTTGCAGCGTATTGTCGAGAGGTGGGAATTCCGGGGAGGCACCCCTCGTGAGGAATTTGTCCGGGATGCTCTGGCCTATCAAAACGATCTTCCCGGTTTTCAGGCCATCGAGTGGGTGGATAGAGATTATTTTAGTCGGTGGGTTGTCCCGCTGTTCGGTAATGAGCAGGCTGTGAATCTCGATTTAGGATTTGAGGAAAATCGACGTCGGGCTTTGGAGAAGGCCAAGGTGGGACGAATTCCTGTCATGTCGAAACCTGTTGACCTTGTACAGGGTGGAAAAGGCTTTTTGGTGTATTTTCCTATTTATGTTCAGGGAGATTTTGACGGATTCGTCATTGCCGTTTTTCGTGCTCATGACTGGCTGGACGGGGTGCTTCGTGTCAATGAAGAATATGAGCATTTGACGGACGTGAAATTCCGCGTCGAGCTGGCAGGTGTGCCGGTTTATCAACAGCGTGGCTGGGAAGACCTGAAGGCGGGACCGTTTGACACTGTGGTGCAGCGCCAGTTGATGGGGCACCAATTGATAGTTCGTTGCCGTCCGATGGATATTTTCTTTGAAAATACGGGAAATCCGCTGGCTTTGGCGGTCATAGCCATCGGGGTGCTTCTGTCTCTGCTGGTTGCATTCGTGCTTTACTTTTTCCAGAAGGCGAATGCTGAAGCATGGAGAACCTATTCGACACAGGCTTCGCTGGAAAAGGAGATTCAGGAACGCCGGGAAGCAGAAGGCAAACTGCGGCAGATATCATCCCGACTGTCTCTTGCTACCAAGGCAGGAAAGGTCGGAGTCTGGACTTGGGATATTCAGACGGACGTATTGAGTTGGGATGAATTGATGTACGAGATTTACGATCTCCCGCCCGATGTGGTGCCCAAATACGAGACATGGAAAAAAGCTTTGCATCCGGATGATGCTGAAGCAGCTGAGTCACTTCTTGAGCAGGCTGTGCAGGGGACCGCGCCTTTTGACACTGAATTTCGTATTCTTACCGGAGATGGCGGGCATAAGCACGTTCAGGCTGCGGCAAAGGTGGAGCGGAATGCGGAAGGCGAACCGCTTCGGGTGACCGGTGTCAACTGGGATATCACCGAACGCAAGCATGCGGCAGAGGAGTTGGCTGCACAGCGGAGGCGGCTTGCATCGATCATTCGCGGCACCAATGTCGGAACGTGGGAGTGGAATGTACAGACCGGGGAAACCGTATTCAATGAACGGTGGGCCAATATCGTCGGCTATTCCCTTTCCGAGATTTCTCCGACGACTATCGAGACATGGATGGATTTTGCCCACCCAGATGATTTGAAAGTGTCCGGAGAGCTGCTGGAAAAGCATTTCAGCGGGGAACTTGAATATTATGAATGCGAAGCCCGTATGAAGCACCGGAATGGTGATTGGATATGGGTACTGGATCGCGGCAAGGTTTCGACTTGGACCGAAGACGGCAAACCTTTGCTCATGTCCGGAACCCATAAGGATATCACCGAGCAGAAGCGGAATGAGGAGAAAATCCGTCATCTCGCAACCCATGATACGTTGACCGACCTGCCGACTCTCAGGCTTGCCAGGGACCGTATTGCCATGGCCCTTGCCACGGCGACACGAAAGAAAATGGTGGCTGCCGTCATGTTTGTTGATCTGGACGGTTTCAAGAATGTTAACGACACGCTCGGTCATGATGCCGGTGATGCGGTCCTCAAGGAAACGGCGCAGCGCCTTTTGTCCTGTGTGCGCCATGTCGATACGGTCGCTCGTGTCGGAGGCGATGAATTCCTTATTGTCTTGTCTGAGCTGACTTCAGACAGGGATGCTGAAAAAGTTGCAAGCAAGGTGGTTGCCGCAATTGCCGCGCCGTATGAATTCGAGGAGCATCAGATGAAGATCGGAGCCAGTGTCGGGATTGCCACCTGCGGTGCCGAATGCGGTGAAATTGATATGGAAATCCTCATAAAGAAGGCGGATGAAGCGATGTACTTGATCAAGAAGTCCGGCAAAAGCAGTTACGCATTCGCCCAACCGGAAGAGTAG